Genomic DNA from Dehalococcoidia bacterium:
GCCCTCGCGCAACGCTTCGCCCTGCTCGCGCGGCAGGGTCAGAGTCAACGAAAAGGACCAGGCGCCGGCGCCCGCCTCGTCCGCACCTGCAATCGTGTAGGCTCGCGTGCCGTTGAGGAAGCTCTGCCGCTCGACGACGTCGCCGTCGAACACGTAATCGTTCATCTTCCCGGTCACAGCTCAGGGGCCACGAACTGGCAGGCGCTCGCCACGGGGCCAGACCGCCGCATCAATACTCCAGGTCCCGCACGGCGCGGTAGCCGCGGTTGAAGTAGACCAGCGGCATAGCGCTTTCGTCCGAGCCCGCTGCCCGCACTTCGCCGACGACGATGCTGTGGTCACCGCCGTCGTAGATCTTGTGCACCGTGCAGTCCAGGTACGCAAGGCAGGGCGAGAAGATCGGACTGCCGGTCGGACCGTCGAACGTAGCCACGCCGTCGATCCGTTCCGCCGGCTCCCGGCCAGAGCGCGAGAACGCCTCACCCAGCGCCCGCTGATCGTCGCGTAGGACGTTCACGGCGAAGGCACCCCCCTCGTCCAGCAGCTCGTGCAGCCGGGCGTTACGCGCGATGCAGACGATGATCAGCAGTGGATCGACCGAAAGCGACGAGAACGAACTCGCGGTCATGCAGTAGACCAGGCCTTCGGTGCGCGTGGTGACGACGGTGACGCCGGAGGCCCACAGCCCGAGGGCGCGCTTAAACTGCGCGAGATCGACCGTCTGTACGCTCTCGGTCACCGTGTACCCTCCTGGCGCGGCTCGTCCCCGCAGGCGTGCCCGGGCAGGGCCACGTTGGCGTCAGTATAGGCGACTTACCGGGCCGCGGGAACCGCGAACAGGGCCGAACGCAGGCCGGCGCCGGCACGCGCCGCATCGTGTCCGCCGTTTGCCCCGTCCCCGGCGGTCGGCTACACTGCCAACCGTCCAGGCACCAGGGCGAATCGCGCCGGGAGGGGATTCGTTGGAGTCGGTCATCCACTGGCTGCACGACTGTCCCGATCCGTCGGGCGCCGGCGTAGGCGGTAAGGGCGCGAGCCTGGCGCGGCTCAGCGCCGCCGGCTTTCCCGTGCCTCCCGGCTTCGTGATCGGCGCCGCCGCCTACCGCGCCTGGATCGAGCACAACGCCCTGCAGCCGCGGATCGAAACGCTGGTGGCCACCCCCGACCTGCGCCTGCCCAGGGTCGCGCGCGCGGCCTGCGTGCCGCTGCTCGAAGCGGTCGCGGACGCGACCCTGCCCCCGGAGCTGGTCGAGGCCGCCGGTGCCGCCTACGCCCGTCTGCGCGAGCAACGCGGTGCTGCGCTGGTCGTCGCCGTCCGCTCATCGGCCCTCTCCGAAGACGGCGCCGCCTCGTCCTCCGCGGGCTTGTATGAGACATTTCTGAACCTGCGCGATGAGCAAAGCATGCTCGAGGGCGTAGCGAACTGCTACCGCTCGCTCTGGGCGCAACGGGCCGTGCAGTATCGCGCCTTCAAGCAGATCGACTCGGCGCACGAGGCGATGGGTGTGGTCGTCATGGAGATGGTACCGGCGCGCGTATCCGGCGTGGCCTTTACCGTCAACCCGGTGACCCGCGATGCCGGCGAAATCATGATCAACGCCAGTTGGGGGCTGGGCGAAGCGATCGTCTCCGGCAGAGTCACGCCGGATGCGTACATCGTGCGCAAGCACGACCTGGCGATCACGGGCCGTGAGATCTTCGATAAGGAGATCATGGTGCTCGCAGACCCAGCCGGGCAGTCTGGCACCGTCAGCGTAGCGCCTCCGGCGGCGAAACGCCTGTCCAGCGCCCTCAGCGATGCCGAACTCGAACGGCTCGCACGTCTCTGCCTGCGTGTCGAGCAGCACTATGGAGGCCCTCAGGACGTGGAATGGGCCTTTGACGACCAGCAGCTGTTCTTGCTGCAGTCGCGCCCGGTCACCGGCCTGGGATGAGCCGGCGCGGGCCTGGCGCCGCATACGTCGAGCCTCTGTGCGCGCCGGGCAGCGTGATCTACGTCTCGCGCACCGAGACGCCGTTCGGCCTCCTCTACCTCGCCTCCACGGACCGTCGCCTGATCGCCAGCGCCGGCCCCGACTGGGCCCGCACCTCGGCGCTTGCCTGGGGCGCGCTGCACTGGCCCGCCCAGGCGCTTGAGCCGGCCGGCGCGCTGCATCGACCCTTCCACAGGCAGGTCGCGGCCTACTTCCTCGGCAGGCTGCGCCGCTTCGAGCTCGAGCTGGCGCTCGACGGCGACACGCTGGTCGCCCGCGGCTGGCGCGCCGCGCTGGAGATTCCCTTCGCCTGCACGCTCACCTACGGCGAGCTGGCGCTTGATGCCGGCGCGCCGGGCGCCGCGCGGGCGATGGGCCGCTCAATGTCGCTCTGTCCGCTGCCGCTGTTTGTACCCTGCCACCGCGTGGTCGGCGCGGGCGGCAAGCCGTGCGGCAACCGCGAATCCTGGCAAAAGCGCGAGTCCCTGCTCGCCTTTGAGCGTGGCTGTAGCGCAGCTACCTGATCATGATTCCGCGTTATGCCATACTGTCCGATGCGGATTCGGGCGCACACATCGGCGGTGGGGTGGCAAAGCGGCATGGAACGAACGATCGACGAGCTGGACGAGCGCATCATCGAGGAGCTCCGCCATGACGGACGGCGCAGCCACGCCGAGCTCGCGCGCCGTCTCGGCGTCGCCGAGAGCACCGTGCGCAACCGCGTCTCCCGCCTGCTCAGCGACGGCTACATGCAGGTCGTGGCGCTCACCAACCTCGGCAGCCTCGGCTACAACGTCGAGGTGCTGATCAACGTCGAAGTGCAGGCCGGCGCCTTGACGCAGGTCGCCGAGGCGCTGGCGCAGATGGAGGAAGTGCGCTACGTGGGCCTCACCACCGGCACCTTCGACATGATGATCGGCGCCTCGTTCCACAACACCGACGAGCTGTTCGCCTTCATCTCCGAGAAGCTGAACAAGACGCCCGGCATCTGGCGCACACAGACCTCGCACGTGCTCAAGGTTTGGAAACGCAACTTCGACTGGTCCGTGCTCAGCCCCGGCCCGACGGCGTAGCCGGGTCCGCGGGGCTCAGCGCGGCTGCGCCTCGAACCAGCGCGCGATTTCGTCGCGATCGAAGGCCGGCAGCGATTGTGCGTCGCGCTCTGTCAGCGCAAGCAGCGGACCCGGCGGCGTGAACCCGCCGGCTTTCGCGGCGCTGATCCCATCGTGCCGCAACTGCCGCAGCGCGTCCCCCACGTCTTCCGCCGCCACCGCGGCCAGCAGGCAGCCGGACGACAGCAGGCCGAACGGATCGAGGCCGAGCGCCGCGCACAGGGTCCGCGTGATCGGCAAGAGCGGAACCTCACCCAGCCACACGCGTACGCCCAGATGCGAGGCTTCGGCCAGCTCGCGGATCGCCGTGGCGATGCCGCCTTCGGTCGCGTCGTGCAGCGCGTGCGGCCGGCAAGCGCTGCGCAGGCTGCGCGAAGCGGCGAGGACGCTGATGCCCGGATCATCGATCAGCGCAGCCGCTTCGGCGATCTGCTCCGCTGTCAGTCCCGCTGCAGAGAGCGCCGCCCCAGCCTCAGCCGCGAGCGCCGCGGTGCCCTCGACCGCGGCCGCACCGGCGACGATCAGCACGTCGCCCACCTTCGCCCCGCCGCTGCCGATCGCTCCCTCCGGCGGCGCCAGGCCGAGCATCGTACCGACCAGCACCGGCCGCACCACCGCATCGGTAACCTCGGTGTGACCGGTGACAATCTCTATGCCCAGCTCGAGGCAAGCCGTGCGAAGCTGCGAAAAGAGCGCATCGAGCTGCCGCTCGTTGGTTTCGGGTGGGAACAGCGCCGTCAGCGCCAGCCAGGAGGGCTCCGTGCCCATCGCCGCGATGTCGTTGGCGTTCACCTGCAGCGCGTACCAGGCGGAGCGCGCGGAAACGAAGGTGATCGGATCGGTGGTCACCACCAGCCGCGCATCGCCGATCGCGATCACCGCTGCATCTTCGCCCGGTCGCGGCCCCACGGCCACGCGCGCATCGACGTGCGGCAGCTGCGCGAGCAGCCGTTCGAGCACGTCCGGAGGCAACTTCCCGAGGCGCATCGCCGGCCGAACCTCGACATCGGGGCCGCGCGCTTGCCGGGGGGCGTGCACTGGCCCATGATCGTGGGCAACGCTATGCCCCGCCGGGCCGCGGGTCAAGGATGCGCATGTCAGTGCCGCTCCGCGTGCCGCTTGGTGCCGTGCTCGCCCTCGTCGGCGCGGCGGCGGCGATGGCCGGCACCTTCCTGCCTTGGGCACACATCACCGTGCTGCGCAACGCCCTCGTCGGCAGCTCGTTCACGCTCGATCCGACCGGCTGGAAGGGCGACGGCAACGCCGTCTTCATTCTGGGCATCCTCGCCGTCATCGTCGGCGGCCTGCTGCTCTGGCGCGACCGCGGGCGAACCGGCACGATCCTGCGCACGGCCCTCCTGCTCGGCGGCCTGGCCATCGTCGCCATCACCTTCTGGGACACGACCCACGTGGCCGACCGCTTCAGCTACGTCGGCCGCCGTTTGCAGGAGGAGCGCCGGCTCAACCGCGCGCCGCGGCTGCGCACCCGCATCTCGCCCGGCATCGTGATCTCGGCGGGAGGC
This window encodes:
- a CDS encoding Lrp/AsnC family transcriptional regulator, which produces MERTIDELDERIIEELRHDGRRSHAELARRLGVAESTVRNRVSRLLSDGYMQVVALTNLGSLGYNVEVLINVEVQAGALTQVAEALAQMEEVRYVGLTTGTFDMMIGASFHNTDELFAFISEKLNKTPGIWRTQTSHVLKVWKRNFDWSVLSPGPTA
- a CDS encoding AIR synthase related protein, which produces MRLGKLPPDVLERLLAQLPHVDARVAVGPRPGEDAAVIAIGDARLVVTTDPITFVSARSAWYALQVNANDIAAMGTEPSWLALTALFPPETNERQLDALFSQLRTACLELGIEIVTGHTEVTDAVVRPVLVGTMLGLAPPEGAIGSGGAKVGDVLIVAGAAAVEGTAALAAEAGAALSAAGLTAEQIAEAAALIDDPGISVLAASRSLRSACRPHALHDATEGGIATAIRELAEASHLGVRVWLGEVPLLPITRTLCAALGLDPFGLLSSGCLLAAVAAEDVGDALRQLRHDGISAAKAGGFTPPGPLLALTERDAQSLPAFDRDEIARWFEAQPR
- a CDS encoding PEP/pyruvate-binding domain-containing protein, with amino-acid sequence MESVIHWLHDCPDPSGAGVGGKGASLARLSAAGFPVPPGFVIGAAAYRAWIEHNALQPRIETLVATPDLRLPRVARAACVPLLEAVADATLPPELVEAAGAAYARLREQRGAALVVAVRSSALSEDGAASSSAGLYETFLNLRDEQSMLEGVANCYRSLWAQRAVQYRAFKQIDSAHEAMGVVVMEMVPARVSGVAFTVNPVTRDAGEIMINASWGLGEAIVSGRVTPDAYIVRKHDLAITGREIFDKEIMVLADPAGQSGTVSVAPPAAKRLSSALSDAELERLARLCLRVEQHYGGPQDVEWAFDDQQLFLLQSRPVTGLG
- a CDS encoding flavin reductase family protein, giving the protein MTESVQTVDLAQFKRALGLWASGVTVVTTRTEGLVYCMTASSFSSLSVDPLLIIVCIARNARLHELLDEGGAFAVNVLRDDQRALGEAFSRSGREPAERIDGVATFDGPTGSPIFSPCLAYLDCTVHKIYDGGDHSIVVGEVRAAGSDESAMPLVYFNRGYRAVRDLEY
- a CDS encoding methylated-DNA--[protein]-cysteine S-methyltransferase, with product MIYVSRTETPFGLLYLASTDRRLIASAGPDWARTSALAWGALHWPAQALEPAGALHRPFHRQVAAYFLGRLRRFELELALDGDTLVARGWRAALEIPFACTLTYGELALDAGAPGAARAMGRSMSLCPLPLFVPCHRVVGAGGKPCGNRESWQKRESLLAFERGCSAAT